Proteins from one Nicotiana tabacum cultivar K326 chromosome 23, ASM71507v2, whole genome shotgun sequence genomic window:
- the LOC107791575 gene encoding aspartyl protease family protein 2-like encodes MEGKLISIPFLFTLFTLSISVSSVSLQYQTLTLRSLPEPQSLSWATQDSYDFQPLNSQNTLAVQLHHVDLITPYTSLFNTTPHALFKLRLQRDAVRAELLSKLAEAAANANATVKDFSSSVISGLAQGSGEYFTRIGIGTPPKYAYLVLDTGSDVVWIQCLPCRQCYNQSDPVFDPSKSSSFTGLSCDSPLCRRLDSPGCNNKNKCLYQVSYGDGSFTVGEFSTETLTFRKTRVSDIAFGCGHDNEGLFIGAAGLLGLGKGKLSFPGQAGSRFGNKFSYCLVDRTGSPKPSYLIFGESAVTRNTIFTPLLTNQKLNTFYYVELTGISVGGTRVPLITSELFKLGANGDGGVIVDSGTSVTRLTRPAYVALRDAFSLGTKNLKRAPNYSLFDTCYDLSGKTEVKVPTLVLHFKDADVALPASNYLIPVSSEGRFCFGFAGTASRLSIIGNIQQQGFRVVFDLAGSRLGFAPRGCD; translated from the coding sequence ATGGAAGGGAAACTCATTTCAATTCCATTTCTCTTCACTTTGTTCACCCTTTCCATTTCTGTATCATCTGTTTCTCTTCAATATCAAACACTTACCCTACGCTCTCTCCCTGAACCTCAATCCCTCTCATGGGCCACTCAAGATTCCTACGACTTTCAACCCCTAAATTCCCAAAATACCCTTGCTGTACAATTACACCACGTAGACTTAATCACTCCTTATACATCCTTATTCAACACCACACCACATGCATTATTCAAACTCCGTCTTCAACGTGACGCCGTTAGAGCCGAACTCCTCTCTAAACTCGCTGAAGCGGCTGCTAACGCTAATGCCACCGTTAAAGACTTCAGCAGCTCCGTCATCTCTGGTCTTGCTCAGGGTAGCGGCGAGTACTTTACACGCATAGGCATTGGTACTCCACCTAAGTATGCTTACCTGGTTTTAGACACTGGTAGCGACGTTGTTTGGATCCAATGCTTGCCATGCAGACAATGTTATAATCAGTCCGACCCGGTATTCGACCCGAGTAAATCATCCTCATTTACTGGGCTCTCCTGTGATTCTCCTTTGTGTCGCCGGCTTGACTCGCCCGGCTGTAACAACAAAAACAAATGCCTTTACCAAGTCTCCTACGGCGACGGTTCATTCACCGTCGGCGAATTCTCAACTGAAACTTTAACGTTCAGAAAGACACGTGTCAGCGATATAGCATTTGGTTGCGGCCATGATAACGAAGGTTTGTTCATCGGAGCTGCTGGTTTGTTGGGTTTAGGGAAAGGGAAACTTTCATTTCCGGGTCAAGCCGGTAGCCGGTTCGGTAATAAATTCTCATACTGCTTAGTCGACCGGACCGGTTCTCCTAAACCGTCTTATCTCATTTTCGGCGAATCAGCAGTTACTCGAAATACCATTTTTACGCCTCTTTTAACCAACCAAAAACTAAACACATTTTACTACGTGGAGCTCACCGGAATCAGCGTCGGAGGTACTAGGGTTCCTTTGATTACATCGGAGTTGTTCAAGCTCGGTGCTAACGGTGACGGTGGGGTCATTGTTGATTCGGGTACGTCAGTGACCCGGCTGACCCGACCCGCTTACGTGGCGCTGAGGGATGCTTTCAGCTTAGGTACTAAAAATCTGAAGAGAGCGCCGAATTACTCATTGTTCGACACGTGTTATGATTTGTCGGGTAAAACCGAAGTGAAGGTTCCAACGTTGGTGTTACATTTTAAGGATGCTGACGTGGCATTGCCAGCATCGAATTACTTGATTCCGGTGAGTAGTGAAGGGAGATTCTGCTTTGGATTTGCGGGTACGGCAAGCAGGTTGTCTATAATTGGTAATATTCAGCAGCAGGGTTTCCGGGTCGTGTTTGATCTTGCGGGTTCGAGGTTAGGGTTTGCTCCACGTGGGTGTGATTAA